From Chrysemys picta bellii isolate R12L10 chromosome 1, ASM1138683v2, whole genome shotgun sequence:
CACATTTGTGTTTTCTGCTGGTGCCTATTAAGGTTTCCCACACCATGACATGTAGGAATTATTGATACATGGAGTACCATGAACATGAAAtcagttgttcataattcatttttCAGTGTGCAATGAGCAACCAATCTGCGTCACCCATGAGAACAGCCCCAAGTAGTGCATGTATGTCTCATATacacattgtctctccatccaggaaTTACCCTAGTGCTTGGGCATATACAGGAAGCTAGGGGAACCTAGGATACATGCAGCAGATACCGTTTGCCTCAGAGTTGGACCTTCTCTCCTACTTCATGTCAGATTTcaacacaaccgacttcaccaacccctccaccttcatcctgctgggcattcctggcctggaggtggcCCATGTCTGGATtgccatccccttctgcaccatgtacgCCATAGCtgtcttggggaacttcaccatcctattCATTGTGAAGACGGAGCCAagcctccatgggcccatgtactattttctctgcatgctggccgtcaCTGACCTGGTCATATCTACATCCATTGTGCCCAAAACATTGaacatcttctggttcaattccagggagatcaatttcagtgcctgcctcacccagatgtacttcattcagtGCTTCACAGTTATGGCATCTGGGATccttgtggccatggcttttgatcgctacgtggccatttgtgatcccctgagacattccaccacccTGACAAACCACAGGGTGGCCAAGATTGGCCTGGCGCTGTTGTTGCGCAGCAGCATGCTCGTAATGCCCAATCCCATCCTGGCGaggcagtggccatattgcagaaccaacatcatcccacACACATACTGTGATGGCATGGCTGTGATgaagctggcctgtgctgacatCCGCGTCAGTAGTTACTACGGCCTCTTTCTGGCGTTCTTGGTGATTGGTGTGGATGTGTTTTCTATCACTGTGTCCTATATCCAGATCCTCAGGGTCATCTTCCGCCTCCCCGcaaaggacgcccggctcaagGCTTTTAGGACTTGTGGCTCCCACCTCTTTGTTTTCTTAACCTTTTGCATCCCATCTCTGTTCTCCATCCTCACGCACCGGTTTGGGCAGAATGTCCCCCTGCACCTCCACGTTCTCATTGCTAACATGTACCTCTTGCTGCCCCCCATGctgaaccccatcatctacggggTGTGGACTGAACAAATCAGAAACAGGCTGTTCTGGCTCTTCACTTATAAAGGGACCTAAAGTTGTCTCCTGGTGCTCTGGTTCTCAGACCGAGCtccatgcagagctggctggtgcatggtgCTGCACCCTCTTCCCATAATCACTGACTGGGCAGTCAAAGAGACATGAAACTCTTTCCTGACCTTACTGTTCAGTGTCAGTGTAACAAACTGGGGAATCGGTCTATGTAGAACTCATTCGGTTTCCACCTTTCCAACTGCTGATAACCGGaccccccaagccccaccccttacccccacctcttctgccaaggctctctccctgctcctcctctttccttcATGTCTTGCTCCTCTACTCCCCATCCCCTGAAACTCACTGGATCATTTTCACCTCCCTTCCTACACACCCAGCTGCAAGGGAGCCATTTCAAATTTAGGCTGGGGCCCACCATAACCGTgtttccaggggctacttaggctcTTGAAAACTCTAGTGTTTTGGGAGATAACACAGCAAAATTTGTGGCAGGAGCACTGCATCTAATTCCTatgtaaaagagagaaaattaattAAAGATTAGACCCACTCCACTCTAATAGTaatatgttctgacatcttgtgggaAGTCACATAAGGGACattggttaggtttaaaatttataTCCATATAGATATAGTTATAGATCTTACTTAGTTACTAACTCTGCTgagagagagaccccatcaggactccagggttctatctcagctctgggaggtgaGTAGAGTCTAGTTTGTTTCTACAGAGGGCAGATATATCTGGGGTCtgtataagaacatcagaatggccatactaggtgaGACCAATAGTCTATGAaacccagtatcctttcttctgacagtggccaatgccatgcacttcaaaaggaatgaacagaatacaGCAATTGTCAAGTGATTCACACCGACTCCAAGCTTATGCCAAACAGATgtaagggacaccatccctgcccatccaggctgaCAGCCATTGAttgagctatcctccatgaacttctctagttcttatTGCGACCGTGTTATAGTTTGGACTTCATGACCTCccatggcaaagagttccacatgttgactgtaaagaaatactttcttttgtttgttttaaatctgctaacACTTCAGATACAACAATGGAAATGCCAGACAGCAATAATGGGCCCTCAGCACTGAcaaagaattgcaaaagagctttGTCTTCCTGTGAAGAATGGCTAAAGGGGCCCATCAGAGGCATGTgtccatgtcacctgatactggaaccatattgaattctgtacttttccacaagaAACTGGTGTGGGGGTCAAACGAGGAAACAAAGGActcctgccttatgtaaatcctatttcaGGGTGGAGAAGGATGTCATCCTGGTGGTCCGTTCTCCCCTGTtaccccacccaagatgactgctggaaacaactaagactGAACTGGGAGAAAGAACTGGACCAAGTCTGGAAGGGCGTCTGGCCTGTGAAGGAGATTAATACAATATAGAAACTGGTTACATGtgagttctcaccctaaatgtggttctaataagCTTAGTCTGCGTGTTCTGTTTTGCTTTCTTCATAATCTGCTACCTCCTTaactaattaaaatataactGCTATTGTTAATAAATTTTGTTCTGGTTccagtttatgtgatttctaacTGGAGGGGCATATGTGAGAAACTGTGCATAACCTCCTCCATATTGTGGGAAGAGGTGAATTtcatataattttgttttttttctccaagGGGGGCATGGATATCTGGTTGCTGTGCACGCCCCTTAAGCTGAGCCTTCTCAGAGTGGATCTctgtgtgacgggttcggtcacagagacccccttgggactgtcacttgatgtgctgagataccactgagacTGACCCTTCTGCCAGCCTGGACACCCCTTGCCATTGTCTTGCTGAATCAGGCGCTCCAGCCCAGACACAGAgactgggccacacccctctgcagaagATACAGACACTGAGTTTATTTCAGCTCTAGGGTCGTTCACTTAAAAGGGACTTTTCTCAGCACCCAGTTGCATAgccccaatgggatctaaaccccagAAAAATCTGCCTTACACTGTATAAAATTGTATACAGTATAAGTTGTATTGTTCACCCTGTTTATCAAAGAAAGAGAGATATGAGCAAACTGTTTCCCCCCCAGGTAACAATTACTTACATGggttttattaataaacaaaagtgattttatgaagTTCAAAAGGTATAATTTAAGTGGTCATAACAGATAGAATAAAGTaagttactaagcaaaataaaacaaacatgcaaggCTAAACTTAATACACCAAGAAACTGATTACAACTAACAGCTACTCACCCTAGATGTTATTTCAGGTAAAGTCTTTCTCGGGTCAGTGTTGTCCTTTCTGACCTGGGTACAGCATTTCTTGCCCATCCCTGTACTTATGGTCCTTTTGTTTACAGGTATTCTCCAGTGtttctttggggtggggaggttacGCTTTTTTATCTGCTAATGGGCAATTAAGCCCCATCTGTCTTCCCCATTGAAGACCCTGAAGTGTAAGCAAAGGGAGTGACCCAAAGCCATGAACGTAAAATATAGATAAACAAGACCATATTCCTAACTTCttctacaaaaatgatacatgtatgcAAATAGAGTAATCATATCCAGCAAATGACAGTCTTTCTAGAGACAAGTTCCATGAGGCATTTCACATAAAGCATATTACAGTCTTGTCATATTCATATCCATAAGCACaattcataaagcatatggagtacAATGTCACACACTGTCTCTGtggagctgggtgtggccctgcctgtgtgcttggtTGGATAAGGCTAgggagcctagcccagcaagTCCAGGTAAAAGGGGGCCCACactggcagaagagtctgtctcAGTAACGCACAAGGGGGTTCAACCCATTACACAACCCCTTTTGCAAGGCCTGGGTCTATTTGCTTTAATGAGGCTGTGCCCTGAAAGAGAGAAACAGGAAAGAGAGTGTACCCAATGGGAGCTCTAGGAAGGGCGTGCTAAAGCAGACAAAGAGTTTGGGGGAGCTGGGCATGAAACTAGTTTCAGTGCCTTGGTGTGCAGGTCTCTGCTCCCAAAGAGAGGCACTAGAATGGAAGCTGCACCCCGAGAGTGGGCCTAGAAacccagagccagggcctgaACGCTGCTCCAACAAGATGTTCTCTTCACCCAAATGTGGCTCCTCTGCTTTCAGTTTTTCCCCAACTGCTCTGGTTCGAGAGCAGACCCAGCCAGGTTCCCTGCAGGAAATGTTTCCTAAACCAGGCAGTGCCAGTTTGGGGTCAGGGAGAGGGTTTGTCTCTCCCTTTGAAAGTGTTCCCCAGAATGGAAGAGGCAGCATGTCCCTTTTGTAGTGGGTTTTGTCCcatctctcactctctccctccccatgcaTTTGTGtccttctctccctttcctttgtAACTCACACACATGgctgcctgtctctgccactTCTAATATGCATCCCACCTTAGGTGCCAGTTAGACACACTCCAGGGGCTGTCAGGTGTAGCACTGGGTATTGCTGCATCAGAGGGCTGAGCTGGTTGTCAAGAAGCAGTGTGCATTCATCTGGTTATTAATCCAGGTAAAATGAAGTCCCTGGCCATGACCATCAAGTAGCCTGCAGCTGCAAACTGCAACCTGCTTAGTAGTAACTTGTGTGGAGGGATTGCTGGGCTGGTGGCAGCTTCAAAGACAGGGCTGGAGGCTGCTCGAAAGATGCGGGTGCTCgtagagcagcagctgctgctctgttcccTTCTGCGGCCTTTCTGGGGATGTCCTGACATCAGGCTTGCTACAAAGCTGCAGCTCTGTAGAACAATGGGTACCACAGCTCCCGTGGATGGGAGTGATATGGGAAGGCTGAGGAACTCCCGGCTGACGTTTTCAATGCTCCTGGTCTCCAGCCGCTGCTCCATATCAGGTGGCAGCACAAGATCAGGAGTGAGGCTATACTGAAGCCAGtaaccctccccccatcagctaTGTTAGTTTTGGCAGCTAGAATGAAAGACCAGCAACATCTGAAGTGGGCACACCAAGGAGTGACATTATATGGCCAGTCTACATAGGAACCAGAAGCGTCAGTAGCAAAGAAGACTGTGCACGAATATACAACCAGAGCCTCTTAATCACCTTCCCAGAGATCGATCTACGCACACTCGGTTTGCAAGGAGGCTAAGTTCCTTTGGGGTTTGCCACGAAGATGATGATGGTGACTGACGGGACAAATGGCTCCCCGGATACTGTGGCAAAACATCTGTTGAACCAGTAATTTGCGTGCGGCTGAGGTCTGACAAACAGAAAGTGCAGGTGACACTCGCTGAATAAGGAAAGTGAGAGTGACATTGTACCTCAGCTTGCTTTTCCCCTGTGGTACAGCCCAGACCGGAGAACAAAATATGTTGTgtgaggtgtcaatggaaaatcaggggtttgctgaatatgattatcctatctgGATGTGTATCTaatttttatatctgaaattatgaatattgactatgtacctgtatttcaaatgtgtttgcttctgTTGTAACTCCCACAAGCTAGTTTATACCCCTGTAGcaagcacattgtgaatggataGTCTAGTTGATGCCCCATCTGTGAACACAATGAGCCATGGGAGAAGCTTATCTCCACCCGGTGGACTTTCCCGTGAATGTTCTAGCCAGGGTATGGGCAATGGCCCTTGCTATGACTCAACAaacatgcaagggcatgtgacactggactccatcttgtgcctgtactttcCCACTAATTGTGCTGCGGAATTTTGCTTAGAAAAATGAAGTTCCATCCACAGGGCGGGTAAGATGAAAGGTGGAAGTCACATCACCACTTGGCCTCaatcccccacaactcaacaccttgAAACACCTTAGGAAAAAGGACTGAACTGGGGATGTGTTCCCAAGCTGAAGAGATTTCTAGCTCCTGTATGGAAGAATGGTGGACTGTTTGTATCGTCATGGTGATACACAGCTTGATAGAAAATGTGTCTAGTGTTAGATTgcgattttgtttattttttaggtAACCAGCTTTGATGTTGCGTTGAATGGACACCATTTCTCTGGACGTTTCAGCCATTTAGTTAGAGTAAATCTTTTCTCAGTAGTTTTTAACTCTTTAGACCTAACCCTAATTGCCTTCTCTGCAAGGGTTAAAACCACAGACAGTGAGTCCTAGGGAGACCCCTGGAAGAGAGGGAAGCTATCGCATTCCCAGGAATTCTTAGGGAAGCAGGAAGTGAGTTGGCAGGATGTCAGGAGAGCCAATGGTAAGAGAGTGTGGGCTTTTGAATTGTGAACAGCAGCCCCCTTCCAGGTTCCTGTCGGCTGGGGAAGCAGTGCTGGGAGATGTAATGAGCCAGGCAGCAAGGCTTTTGCTGTCTTTTGCTGCCTGAGGGGGAACCGGCATGCAAAGGGTTCaacctgcaaaaccagggaaTCCAAacaagcaggttttttttttccagtgcatGCGTTTGCACTGCGGCAGAGTAGCCCTAGAGCAACCAGCCttcccaaatagggtgaccagattacaagAACCAAATACTGGGACACATGGGGAGGCGGGGCCgaaccaaaaataataataataataataaaaaagccagagcgccgccgaagcaaaaaaaaatgccCCAAGCCAAAATATCGGGACCGACCATACATCcattgggacgcgggacaaacaactgaatatcgggacagtcccgattttatcgggacgtctggtcatcctattcCCAAAGCACCACACCAAGCCAAAAACAGCCCCAGATCCGGGCAAACATCCAACTCCATGGCAGACATGCGGAGCAGGGATAAGACACAGGAGAATGGCCCTGAGGGGCCAGGAGGGAAAGGTGCTGTGGGGGCAGAAGAGGACAGTGGCGGccacaggcagatctctaacTGTGGGCGAGTTGGAGTCCTTCCTACAGATGCGGCGCTTCgagctggaggcagaggagaaTGAAAGGCAGAGGCAGAGGAGCTCTGAGCTGGAGAAAGCTGAGAAGCTGGATACTGCAGCTACACCGACCAACCCAGGGGGCATTGCCGATCCTGCTCCAACTACCGCTCTCCAGTCCAGGAAATACCCATTGTACAAGGTAGGAGATGATGCgaaggccttcttagaaaattttgaaagggcctgtcTTGGGTACAACGTCTccacagaccagtacatggtggagctgaggccacaactcagtggacccttagtggaagtggcagctgaaatgcctagaGAAAACATGAACAATTATgagctttttaaacaaaaggtcAGAATTAGGATGGGACTCATGCCTTGAACATGCCCGTCGCTGTTTCAGAGCCCTAGGGTGGAAACCAGATGTGGATATCAGGGGCAGACGCTAAAAGACTATGGAAGAGCTGTCTCTCCTAATGTAAATGGAATAGTTCCTAGAGGGTGTCCCTGAAGAGATCCTGAAGGGAAGCCCAAAACCATAACAGAGGAGGGGGAGATCGGAGCCAGATGGGTGGAAGTGACAGAGAGGACCAGAACTAATAGCAGTTTGTGGGGATACCAGAAGGGGCACCCAGAGATGGCATATCAGCCCTGGGGGCAACCCAAGGGCCTACCTCACAGGGAGGAGCCCTCTCCACCACAAGGGAGACCCCAGATGCCCTCTCGTCCGACAACCCCATTCTCCAGCAACCCACCTTGCTCCAGTGACAAGCCAgctgggcgatgttttaaatgtaacaagCTGGGGCTtgtgaaggccaactgccccaagagcacTAGAAGAGTGCAGTTCATTGCACCGGAGTCACACCATGAATcctcaggcccagatgcctctcagATACCCCCAGAGCAAAGGGAGACCCTGAATGTGGGCAGGAAGAAGGTTGTCAcatggagagacactggagcacaggtgtcaaCTATCTACCAGTCCCTAGTGGATCCCAAACTCATCAATCCAGAGGCCCAAGTAATGGTTCAACCCTTAAAGCAGACTCTCTTGACCTGCCTACAGccaggttaaggggccattacaattggggaagcagcaatgggagggggttaCACCTTCTCCAGGGACTAACATTTTGGCCTTTGTGGACAAACTGCAGAACACTATCAGAGACGTTTTAGCCCTTGC
This genomic window contains:
- the LOC135972565 gene encoding olfactory receptor 52E4-like, with translation MSDFNTTDFTNPSTFILLGIPGLEVAHVWIAIPFCTMYAIAVLGNFTILFIVKTEPSLHGPMYYFLCMLAVTDLVISTSIVPKTLNIFWFNSREINFSACLTQMYFIQCFTVMASGILVAMAFDRYVAICDPLRHSTTLTNHRVAKIGLALLLRSSMLVMPNPILARQWPYCRTNIIPHTYCDGMAVMKLACADIRVSSYYGLFLAFLVIGVDVFSITVSYIQILRVIFRLPAKDARLKAFRTCGSHLFVFLTFCIPSLFSILTHRFGQNVPLHLHVLIANMYLLLPPMLNPIIYGVWTEQIRNRLFWLFTYKGT